The following are from one region of the Lepeophtheirus salmonis chromosome 8, UVic_Lsal_1.4, whole genome shotgun sequence genome:
- the LOC121123444 gene encoding uncharacterized protein — protein sequence MKVIFSSLITVTLLFFSQCEAQHGIRVKKIEKLPLLFGNWKEDTKNQEGFEKLTNELKYLYPVGSNPSEMKIVYLEKIGAYAIFGHANGIMEQSGKYFIWPIRRYFTNPMPKKSTRLGDMKLKGEVDGDKLHIHVSDPNSREEVLTITLWAQEVRRAKGLTLTYKNPKTGTTAQTYYTDI from the exons atgaaagttatattttcaagtTTGATTACAGTTACACTTCTTTTCTTCTCCCAGTGTGAAGCCCAACATGGAAT acgagttaaaaaaattgaaaaacttcccttactttttggaaattggaaggaagatacaaaaaatcaagaagGATTTGAAAAGTTGACGAatgaactcaaatatttatatccagTGGGCTCCAATCCTAGTGAAATGAAGATTGTTTACTTAGAAAAAATTGGAGCATATGCAATCTTTGGACatg CCAACGGAATTATGG aacaatcgggcaaatattttatatggccAATTCGCAGATATTTCACAAATCCAATGCCAAAAAAGAGTACCCGTTTAGGTGATATGAAACTGAAGGGAGAAGTTGATGGTGATAAGCTCCATATTCATGTCAGTGATCCAAATTCCAGAGAAGAAGTATTGACCATCACACTATGGGCACAAGAAGTTAGACGTGCCAAGGGATTAACTCTTACGTACAAAAATCCTAAAACCGGAACAACAGCCCAAACTTATTACACAGATATCTAA